The Clostridiales bacterium FE2011 sequence CTGGATGAACCGGCGGCCGGTATGAACCCGCAGGAAACGGACGAGCTGGGCGAGTTCATTGTGGACATCAAGAACCAGTTCAACCTGACGGTCTTCATGATCGAGCACCACATGAACCTGGTCATGGATATTTCTGACCGGATCTATGTGCTGGACTTCGGCAAGCAGATTGCTGAGGGTACCCCGGAGGAAATCCAGAAAAACCCGGTCGTGATTGCGGCCTATCTGGGGGTGGATGAAGAATGAGCCTGCTGAAAGTGACAGACCTGGTGGTTTCCTACGGCGGTATTGAAGCGCTGAAGGGGATCTCCTTTGAGGTGGAACAGGGACAGATTGTGACCCTGATCGGTGCCAACGGCGCCGGAAAGAGCACAACCCTCCGGACCATTTCCGGCCTGGTACCGCCCAAGGACGGCCGGATCTATTTTGAAGGCCGGGATATTACGGACCTGAACACCCAGAAGATCGTGGAAACCGGTATTGCCATGGTGCCGGAAGGCCGGCGGGTATTCGCCAACCTGACGGTGCTGGAGAACCTCCGGATCGGCGCCTACCTGCGGAAGGACAAGGAAGCCATCGAAGAGGACATCAACTACGTTTACGACCTCTTCCCCCGGCTGAAGGAACGCTCCTGGCAGCTGGCGGGCACGCTCTCCGGCGGCGAGCAGCAGATGCTGGCTGTGGGCCGCGCGGTGATGACCCGGCCGAAGCTGATCATGATGGATGAGCCCAGCCTGGGCCTGGCGCCCCTTGTGGTCAAGGATATCTTCAAGATTATCGAAACCCTGAAGGGTACCGGCATGACGGTGCTGCTGATTGAGCAGAACGCCAATGCCGCCCTCCATGCCTGCGATTATGCTTACGTCATGGAGACGGGACGGATCACCACCAGCGGCACCGGCGAGGAGCTGCTGGCCAGCGAGGCGATCCAGGAAGCCTATCTGGGCAAAACAAGCAAAAGCTGACAAACAGGGCGGTTCCCATGGGAGCCGCCCTTGCTTTTTGCCTGCCCGGCGGCTATACTGTGAGCACTGACTTTTGACGGGAGAGATGAGGGTATGAGCAGACTGGGAGACCTGATCCGGACCGAGCGGATCCGGCAGAAACTGACGCCGAAGCAGGTGGCGAAAAAGTGTGGTGTCAGCGAGAGCTATCTCATGGCCGTGGAAGCCGGTACGCGGATCATTGCGGATGACCAGGCACGGCGGATCCTGAAGAGCATCGGCCTGAAACAGCAGAATGAAGCGGAATTTACGCTGGATGATATTGCCGCCACCGTGGACCTGGCCCAGGTACAGCCCCGGATGGCCGCGGCGGTGCAGGCGAAAAAGCCTGTGAAGAAAGAAGCGGAGCTGGCGGCTTCCACAGAGGATGAAGGCGTGGCCGGCAGCGTCTGGCTGGACGCGCTGCAGAGCGTGCTCAAGCGGGTGCCGGTGATGAACGCGGTGATGAAGCCGGTCAGCTATCAGCTGGTTCCGGTGGAAAACGGCCGGATCGAGGGCGCGAATCCGGATAAGGTGTTCTTCTACCTGGCTCCGGACGACAGCATGCGCGGCTTCCGGATCCACAAGGGCGATATTGTGCTGACGGTACCGGCAAACAGTCCGGTGGACGGCGCAATCATGCTGATGAACTACAATGAGCACCGCTACCTGCGCAAGATCAAGCTCCTGGACGACCGGAACGTGCTTCTCCAGTCCTATGACCGGCAGTATGAGGCGGAAACTGTGCCGATCAATGAGATTGGGTTCATTGCGCGCTGTGTAAAAGTGACGTTTGAGTTGTAAAATGAATTCACAATTCATAATTCATAATTACGATATACTGGATCACATATGATACCCGGATATCAGGGATTGTTCAGATTGTATTATCCTTAACGAAGTGAAGGATCTCCCGGCAGAAACCACTGCAGCGGGAGATCCTTTTGTAGTTTACACTTTATAATAATTATGAATTGTGAATTGTGAATTATGAATTGAAAATATAATTCCTATTCAGGATTATATTTTCTTCGCTTCCATATAGAACCGCTTTTCGTCCGCTTCGCCCATGGAGAAGGTCTTCCGGGGCAGGACGCCCAGCTTTTCCACATCTTTGAAGAAGCTGTGCTTGTCGATATCCGGCAGCAGGAAACCGACGGTCTCCGGCTTTGCGGCCAGGGCGCGCAGGGAACCTTCGCCGTGGATGAAGTCAATCCCCGCTTCCGGGTGCCGGGACAGGAAGCTGTCCAGGAACTTCTGGATGGTTTCGCAGGGAATTGCGCCTTCAGGGTTCAGCACCGCGACGGTTTCCTCGCCGTCCGCGGAGACGACGGTGAACCGGTGGTCGGAACCTTCCGCGGCCAGGCTCATGCCCTTTGCTTCGGCATAGGCTTTCCAGTCAGCCATGACGGCGGCCCGGGTGGTGCCGGTGACGATCCGGTAGATGGGCTCAAAGAGGAGCGCTTCATCATGGATGTTGACGATTTCGCACAGGGCATACCGGGCAGGATGGTTTTCGCGTTCCGCTTCGCTCAGGCCTTCCCGGATCTCGTTCCAGTAGGCCTTGGCGGTGGCGAGGCTGTGGTTGCCGTCGCCCACGGCCAGCAGCAGGGGATTTTCTCCCTTGGTGTCCATCAGGGCGTTCAGGCTCTGATCCACCTGCGCCAGGGCTTCGGCGCTGTCCACGGCCCAGCCGGCCAGGTGGCCGCCGTTCATCATCAGGTCGAAGTCATAAACTTTCCGCAGGGAGGCCTTGGCTGCCTGCAGGGGCTCCAGCACCGTGCGGTCCGGATCGTCGATCAGGATCATGATATGGGTCAGTTCCACAGGCGCGCCCCGGCGGATCTTCAGCCGCGGAGGCAGACGGTCGGTGATGGTCTGCTCAGTCGGGCGGATCAGCGGCAGGGAACCCTTTTCAAAGGAATACTGCTCCAGGTCCACGGCGCAGACAAGGCCCAGCCGGGTGCCGGAGGCAATGGTCCGCTCGCACAGGATAAAGCCGGGGTTCACAGCAGGGGTCAGGAGACCCTGGGCCAGGTAGTCCGCCATGGTACGGTGGATCTGCGGGATCAGGGACTCGCTGTTTTTCAGGTTGTATTCCGGCAGGATCAGCCGGATGGCGGAAGGCGCGTCACCGGCAACGGCAAAGGCCTTTTCCCAGTATTCCGGTTCGGAGGTGTACTGGTCGCAGGCTATGCAGGCCCAGGTTTCCGGCTTTACGCCGGCGGCCGGGAGAAGGATCTGCGCGGGACGGATTCCGATTCGTTCAAAAGACATGGTCTTCTTCCTTTCAGGTCAGAATGTTATCAGACAGTCCGTATTATACTGTAACGCATTATATCACAGATGCTTTTACTTTGTTCTCAATTAAAAATGCGGCTGCCGGTTGGCAGCCGCAAGGCTTTTTCTCTGAATATTACTGGATGGAATCCGCGGCTTCCTGGCCGGCGATACGGCCGAAGACCACGAAGTCAGCCACAGCGTTGCCGCCCAGGCGGTTTCCGCCGTGGACACCGCCGGTGACTTCACCCGCGGCAAAGAGGCCGGGGATGATCTGTCCTTCGGTGTTCAGTACATGGGTCTGGGAATCAATCTTCAGACCGCCCATTGTGTGATGGATGCCGGCAGTCACCTTAACCGCATAGAAGGGAGCGGTGTCCAGGGGCTGGGCGAAACTGGTCCGGCCAAAGTCGGGATCGTTCTTTTCAGCCACATAGCCGTTCCACTTTTCCATGGTTGCGGCGAAGGCGTCGGCGGGAATGCCGAGTTCTCCGGCCAGGGCTTCATAGGTGTCGCCCTGCAGCATCAGGCCGCGGTTGATGTAGCCCTGGATAACGGAGGAAGCGTCCACCATCTTCTGGTCCACAACCAGCCAGCTGAAGGAGTCGGGCTGGGCGATTTCAGCGGCGGACACCACGTCACGGGTGCCGACTTCATCGATGAAGCGTTCACCGTTGGCATTGACCAGGATCGCGCCGTCGCCCCGCAGGCCTTCAGTGATCAGGGAAGCGGTATCGGCCTGCACGGTGGGGTGAATCTGGATCTGCTCCATATCCACGGTGGCAGCGCCGATTTCAGTGGCCATCAGGATGCCCTGGCCCTGAATACCGGCGGCATTGGTGGTCATGAAGCCGGCCAGGTCAGGCTTGTACTGCACAACCATGTCCAGGTTGGCGCCGAAACCGCCGGTGGCCAGGATAACGGCCTTCGCGTTCACGGTCACCTTGTTTCCGGATTTACCCTGGGCTTCAACGCCGACAACAGCGCCGGCTTCGTTGGTCAGCAGCTTGGTGGCGGTTACGTCAGTCAGCAGCGCCAGGTTGTCGCGGCCCTGGCAGGCAGCCTCCAGCAGCGGCACGGTATAGGCGCCGACGGAAACAACCTTGCCTTCGTCATTGACGGGGCGGTGAATGCGCTTGACGGAAGCGCCGCCGAAGGCAGCCACGTTGTTCAGGTGGATGCCGATGGAATCCAGATAATCAATGGCGGCAGCGCTGTTATTGACCAGCGTGTTCACCAGCTCCGGATCGTTCAGGCCCTTGCCGCCGATCAGGGTATCGAGGGCAAAGAGCTCGGTGGAGTCGAAGTAGCCTTCGGGATTGGCCTGCCAGGCTTCCCACTGTTCCTTGACGGTGGCGGCCAGGGCGGTGATCGCCTCGTTGTCCGCATAGGCTTCCGCGGACTTCAGGGTCTTCTCGATACCGGCAGCTTCGTCAAAGGTGTTCACATCCTGATAGGCGGTCTTGGCAGCGTTCATACCGCCGGTGGATTTGACGGAGTTGCCGCCCACAGCGGGCTGGCTTTCCAGCACGAGCACGCTCTTTCCGGCGTCAGAAACCGTCAGGGCGGCGGTCATGCCGGCGCCGCCGGCACCGATGATCACGACGTCCGTGTCGATGGTCGCGTCAACGGATTCCTCGCCGGCCATCTCACGCATATAGTCATCGGGGTTTACGCCCGCGTTTTCCAGCGCTGCGCGCATGGCGGCAATGACGGCTTCACGGGTGATTCCGGCGAAGGTGGCGCCGGTATAGGTGTCCACGATGCCGTTGTACTCCACAAAAGCCAGGGGCCATTCGTTGATGATTTTGGAACCGATGCCTTCGGTTTCACCGGCGCCGGTGATCTGTACATCCTTAATGTCGGCACCGTCCAGGGTAACGGTAACGGTGATGTCTCCGCCGAAGCCCTGAACCGTAGCGGTTCCGGTGGTTTCGGTGGTGGTTTCAGCCATGACAGACGCGCAGCTCAAAACCATGGCCAGCGCGGTCAGCAGGGCCAGCAGTCTTTTCTTCATGAAATTTTCCTCCTTGTCCTCAGACAATTCTCATATAGTTGCTACCATAAATGAATTATACAACTCTAACTGTTGAGGGTCAAGAATACTACAGGTGATTTGTCAGTCGCAGGTATAGCCCGGCTTCACATACAGTTCCTGGCCGGCGGTCGTGATTTTCTGGTCCCAGACCTGGGCTTTCCAGTCTTCCTGGGGCACTTCACGGATGGTTACGGAAACGCTGGAAAGGTTACATCCCAGGGCGGCCGCGACGTCTTCCGCGATCTTTTCCGCGCACTTCTGCTTGACTTCCTCTGTTCTTCCGGGATAGCAGTTGATTTCAACATGGGGCATGGGCAGCTTCCTCCTTTGAATGGATGGTTTTATTGCGGGATAGTCTTTTCCACATGGTTCAGCTCTTTGATGCCGAGCAGTTTTTCCCCTTCGAAAGTCAGTTCCGTGATATACGGCATCCAGCTGACAATCCGGAGGAAATCCTGCAGGCCGAAGCTGCGGTTATAGTAATTCAGGATGGTGCTGAGGGCTGTTCCGTGGGTACCGATGACGACAGTTTGTCCGGCATATTCCCGAAGCACGTCCCGCAGGGCTTCCATATTCCGTTCCTGTACGGAACCGAGACACTCGCCGTTTGCTTCCGCCCAGGAGAAATCCGCCCACCGTCTGGCCAGGGAGTCGGAGCTGAAGTCTCCGCATTCCCGTTCCCGGAACCGTTCGTCCGTCCGGATATCCATGTGCCGCAGTTCCGCCGTGGGACGGATGGTATCCATGCTTCGCTTATAGGGACTGCTCAGGAAGGCGTCGATTTTCCGGTCGCGGAGGGTTTCTGCCACGATCTTCCGGTCTTCCAGACCCGCGTCTGAAAGGGGCCGGTTCCGGTCGTCGCTGCCGTACACGGATTGGGCATGGCGGACGAAGATGACGGTGGTGCGGGTTTCGGAATTCATAATGCGGATCAGCTCCGTTTCATACCGGTTTTGTAGTATCCCCTGCAAAACACGGAATCATTCGGTTTGAGCAGGATCAGCGGAGAATTGATGATATCGGAGGACGCGATAATCGCGTTGCTCCAGGCAATATACAGGAGCCAGGGCCGGCAGGTTCCTGTGTTCAGCAGCAGGAGAGCTGCCGGAACGACGGTCAGCATAAGGAGGGGCAGGGTCATATAAAGCCAGAACCGGCCTTTGGACATTTTCGCATTGGTATTCATCCAGAAGAAGAGTCCGGAATGGCTCAGGTAAATATCCCCGATCCGGTAAATCACCAGGATGTGCAGCAGTTCATGCACCAGGAAAACCAGCACAAAAACCGGAATCCGGAGCAAATAGGGAACCCCTTTCATTCCGCCGGTGACGAAAAACAGAACAGTCAGCAGGGCCATCAGTCCGTAGGCGAAAAACATATAGTGTTTCCTGAACCAGTCGTTCCGGATGAAAGGCCGGTACTCATTGTAATCAATGTCAGCCTGGGGCGGAGTCTTAACCCAGTATATCATATGGCAAACCTCCTTTTCAGGGAAAATCAGTCAGCTCCGGTAAAACTCGAGAGCGAACAGGATAGCCAGCATGGAAACGCCGCAATGGGTTTCGTTTTTCCGCAGCATTTCCCGTACCTGTTCCACAGGCATCCAGACCTTTGAGGCGACCTCATCCGTATCCCGGATGCTGCCTTCCGTATCCACCCGGGCGGCAAACACATGGCAGAGGCAGTCTGACATGCCGTTGGCCGGATTCTGGGAGCAGAGGAAGGTCAGGTCCTTCAGGGTACAGCCGGTTTCTTCCATGGCTTCCCGGCGGGCCGCGTCTTCCTTGCTTTCACCGTCTTCGATCTTTCCGGCGGGGATTTCCCATTCCAGCCGGCCGACAGTATATCTTTTTTCCCGGATCATCAGGATCTCATCTTTCTCATTGAAGATCACGATGCTGACAGCCTCTTTGGGATAATGGACCTGGTGGTATTTTTCGATAATATACCCGCTGGGCAGCCTCACCTTATCCGCATAAAGGCAGACGTAGTCGCTTTCGTAAATGACATTCCGTTCCAGCCGTTCCGGGAGTGTATTCTGATCCATAGGTTTCTCCGTTTCAGTTTCAGGATAATCAGATCTTCAGGTCCCCGTCCTTGACCCAGCCGGCTTTCCGGACAAAGAAGTGAATGATCAGGGAGAGTACAGCGGGAAGCACCAGGCAGATGAGGACCAGGCCGAGCCAGTCCATTCCGGTGATGGCTTCCTTTGTGCCGGCGGCAATATCATTGAGCCAGCCGGTATAGACGCCCAGGGGACCCACCAGGCCGCAGGTGCCCATGCCGGAAGAGATGGGAGCGCCGTTCATTTCCATCCGGAAGACGCAGGTGGCGATGGGACCGGTGATGGCGGAGGCCAGGGTAGGCGCGATCCAGATCCGGGGATTCTTCACGATGTTGCCCATCTGGAGCATGGAGGTGCCGAGACCCTGGGAAACCAGGCCGCCGACTTTGTTTTCTTTAAAGGAGATGACCGCGAAGCCGATCATCTGCGCGCAGCAGCCGGCAACCGCCGCGCCGCCGGCCAGACCGGTCAGCAGCAGCGCCGCGCAGATGGCCGCGGAAGAAATGGGAAGCGTCAGGGCGACGCCCACGATTACGGAAACCAGGATACCCATCAGGAAGGGCTGCAGTTCGGTCGCCCACTTAATAACGTTGCCGATGGACATGGCAGCTTGACCGAGGGCAGGCGCAATCAGCCAGGACAGGAGCACGCCGACAGCAATGGTCACAAGGGGAGTCACCAGGATATCGATTTTGGTTTCCTTGGAGACGGCCTTGCCGAATTCAGCGGCGATGATGGCGATAAAGAGGACAGCCAGCGGTCCGCCGGCGCCGCCAAGCGTGTCAGCTGCAAAACCGACGGTTGTCATGGAGAAAAGCACCAGCGGAGGGCACTGCAGCGCGTAGCCGATGGCGATGGCCATAGCGGCTCCGCTCATGGCCTGGGGCAGGCTGGCAATCGTGTAGGTTTTTATACCGATCGTCGCTACAGGCTGATTCAGGAAATCAATATGCAGCTGCTGGGCAAAAGTATTAATGATCGTACCGATCAGCAGGGAGCAGAACAGACCCTGTGCCATGGCGCCCAGGGCGTCAATGCCGTAGCGCTTCAGTGAGATGACGATGTTTTTCCTCTTCAGAAAGGCTTTCATTCTTCTTCCTCCGTGGCACGATGCGTGCCGTAAACAATATTACAAGGGAAGATTATAATGATCTTCCCTCATAATATCCAGAGTATTTATCCGGTTGTTACTATAAATACACAGGAAATGCCGTGTTTTATTTCACCGCGGTAATGACGGCATTGGCAAACCAGTCCCCGTGATAGGGGATCAGGTCCGCTTCCTCGCCTTCCGCGATGCCTTCATAGCTGAAAGTGTCGGAAGCGGTTGAGAAGTACTTGCGATGCAGCGCCAGGACGTCTTCCTGCACCAGGTTCCGGGCGAAGGCTTTTTGATTCATCGTTTCCAGTATTTTTTCAATTTCCCGGAAACCAGGGGTTTCCGGGTTCATATAGGCGGTGGCATGAACCAGGGCCGCACCTTTTTTCAGGATGCGGGCGGCTTCAGCGATCCCGGATTCAAACAGGGAACCCATGTTCAGGAAACCGCTGAAAGAGCATGCCATGTCCAGGCTGTCCGGTTTGAAGGGAAGGTTTGTGGCGTCGCAGGCGATATAGCTGACCTTCAGGTGCCGGGCTTTTTCCGCGAATTTCAGCCGGTCATACATCAGTACTGTAAAGCTGAGGTCCGCTGAAATGATATGCACATCGCTGCCGGCGTTTTCAATCATCCTTGAAAGCAGCATCCCCCGGCCGGAGGCGATATCCAGAAGGAAACCCTGCTTCAGCTTTGCTGTTTCCGCAGCGGTGTCTTTCAGGAATTTATGCAGGATGTTCCGCTGGTTTTCCGTTTTCTTTTCCTCCAGCGCCCGGTCCAGTTCTTCATAGCTCATCTCCTGGTAGTAGTCGCTCCAGGTATTGCCGTCCTCCTGCTCGGCGGAACCCATGTTGAGGACGCCCTTGTGGATGGGATACCGGTGGCCTGATTCACATTCAATCCAGCCTTCGGTGATCTCCTCATTTTCCATCTCCGAGGGGAAACAGGTGAAATTCTTTTTGCAGCAGGGGCAGGACAGAAGCGGGACGATTTCTTTGAACATCGATACTTTTTCCTTTCTTACATTTTTGCTGCTGCCAGGATCATATCCGGCAGGATTTTCAGGCGGCCGATATCATATCTGCGCTGCTCTTCCTCCGTGCGGCCTACCAGGGCGGCGCCGGTGGCGGAGTTGTCGGATACAACCAGCAGCGCCACGCTGTCAATCTCCAGCAGGTCGGCCATCAGGTAGAAGGAGGCGGTTTCCATCTCAATCAGGTCCGTATCAAAGGCGCGGATCTCATCCAGGTGATAGTATTCCAGCGCGATGGAAGCGGTGCAGAATACGGAGGCCTTTTTGATTTCATATCCCTTCGTCCGGCCTTCTTCGATCACCCGGTCAATAAACTGCATATCCGGTTCCACCCGCTCAAAAGGCACATAATCCCGGAGGGATTCCTTCAGGTAGGTGTGCGCGTTACCTCCGGCAATCGAGAAGGAGGGCGTGCACACATCTCCCACCTCGATGTGGGCCTTCAGCGCGCCCACCGCGCCGATGAAGATCATCTTCCGGAACTTCAGCTCCGCGCAGACCGCAATGTGGTCAATCAGGTTGGAATCGGAGGAGGCGATTTTGATCCAGGCGATTTTCAGGCCGTCCTTTTCCACCAGGTATCCGGCAATATAGGAACCTTCCTTCAGGGTGGTCACGGTGCAGTACTCGTCCATCTTCAGTTTCCAGGGCGTGAAACTGGGCGCGACCACCAGCGCGTCATATTCGACACTGCTGTCCAGGCCAAAGGCAAGCATTGCCATCTGATCGGAGTTATAGCGGTGCATATGGTCCAGGATCCGGGTCATTTTCTCTTTCATCACTGTGTCCGCCTTTGTTTCAGATGTGTGGATATTGAGAGAAAGTATAAAAGTTGTTCATGGATATGTCAATTACGGGGAGAA is a genomic window containing:
- a CDS encoding ABC transporter ATP-binding protein → MLKVTDLVVSYGGIEALKGISFEVEQGQIVTLIGANGAGKSTTLRTISGLVPPKDGRIYFEGRDITDLNTQKIVETGIAMVPEGRRVFANLTVLENLRIGAYLRKDKEAIEEDINYVYDLFPRLKERSWQLAGTLSGGEQQMLAVGRAVMTRPKLIMMDEPSLGLAPLVVKDIFKIIETLKGTGMTVLLIEQNANAALHACDYAYVMETGRITTSGTGEELLASEAIQEAYLGKTSKS
- a CDS encoding histidine phosphatase family protein, which gives rise to MNSETRTTVIFVRHAQSVYGSDDRNRPLSDAGLEDRKIVAETLRDRKIDAFLSSPYKRSMDTIRPTAELRHMDIRTDERFRERECGDFSSDSLARRWADFSWAEANGECLGSVQERNMEALRDVLREYAGQTVVIGTHGTALSTILNYYNRSFGLQDFLRIVSWMPYITELTFEGEKLLGIKELNHVEKTIPQ
- a CDS encoding PTS sugar transporter subunit IIC produces the protein MKAFLKRKNIVISLKRYGIDALGAMAQGLFCSLLIGTIINTFAQQLHIDFLNQPVATIGIKTYTIASLPQAMSGAAMAIAIGYALQCPPLVLFSMTTVGFAADTLGGAGGPLAVLFIAIIAAEFGKAVSKETKIDILVTPLVTIAVGVLLSWLIAPALGQAAMSIGNVIKWATELQPFLMGILVSVIVGVALTLPISSAAICAALLLTGLAGGAAVAGCCAQMIGFAVISFKENKVGGLVSQGLGTSMLQMGNIVKNPRIWIAPTLASAITGPIATCVFRMEMNGAPISSGMGTCGLVGPLGVYTGWLNDIAAGTKEAITGMDWLGLVLICLVLPAVLSLIIHFFVRKAGWVKDGDLKI
- a CDS encoding helix-turn-helix domain-containing protein, translated to MSRLGDLIRTERIRQKLTPKQVAKKCGVSESYLMAVEAGTRIIADDQARRILKSIGLKQQNEAEFTLDDIAATVDLAQVQPRMAAAVQAKKPVKKEAELAASTEDEGVAGSVWLDALQSVLKRVPVMNAVMKPVSYQLVPVENGRIEGANPDKVFFYLAPDDSMRGFRIHKGDIVLTVPANSPVDGAIMLMNYNEHRYLRKIKLLDDRNVLLQSYDRQYEAETVPINEIGFIARCVKVTFEL
- a CDS encoding NUDIX hydrolase; the protein is MDQNTLPERLERNVIYESDYVCLYADKVRLPSGYIIEKYHQVHYPKEAVSIVIFNEKDEILMIREKRYTVGRLEWEIPAGKIEDGESKEDAARREAMEETGCTLKDLTFLCSQNPANGMSDCLCHVFAARVDTEGSIRDTDEVASKVWMPVEQVREMLRKNETHCGVSMLAILFALEFYRS
- a CDS encoding class I SAM-dependent methyltransferase — its product is MFKEIVPLLSCPCCKKNFTCFPSEMENEEITEGWIECESGHRYPIHKGVLNMGSAEQEDGNTWSDYYQEMSYEELDRALEEKKTENQRNILHKFLKDTAAETAKLKQGFLLDIASGRGMLLSRMIENAGSDVHIISADLSFTVLMYDRLKFAEKARHLKVSYIACDATNLPFKPDSLDMACSFSGFLNMGSLFESGIAEAARILKKGAALVHATAYMNPETPGFREIEKILETMNQKAFARNLVQEDVLALHRKYFSTASDTFSYEGIAEGEEADLIPYHGDWFANAVITAVK
- a CDS encoding phosphorylase gives rise to the protein MKEKMTRILDHMHRYNSDQMAMLAFGLDSSVEYDALVVAPSFTPWKLKMDEYCTVTTLKEGSYIAGYLVEKDGLKIAWIKIASSDSNLIDHIAVCAELKFRKMIFIGAVGALKAHIEVGDVCTPSFSIAGGNAHTYLKESLRDYVPFERVEPDMQFIDRVIEEGRTKGYEIKKASVFCTASIALEYYHLDEIRAFDTDLIEMETASFYLMADLLEIDSVALLVVSDNSATGAALVGRTEEEQRRYDIGRLKILPDMILAAAKM
- a CDS encoding DUF3267 domain-containing protein, whose product is MIYWVKTPPQADIDYNEYRPFIRNDWFRKHYMFFAYGLMALLTVLFFVTGGMKGVPYLLRIPVFVLVFLVHELLHILVIYRIGDIYLSHSGLFFWMNTNAKMSKGRFWLYMTLPLLMLTVVPAALLLLNTGTCRPWLLYIAWSNAIIASSDIINSPLILLKPNDSVFCRGYYKTGMKRS
- a CDS encoding DUF1015 domain-containing protein, translated to MSFERIGIRPAQILLPAAGVKPETWACIACDQYTSEPEYWEKAFAVAGDAPSAIRLILPEYNLKNSESLIPQIHRTMADYLAQGLLTPAVNPGFILCERTIASGTRLGLVCAVDLEQYSFEKGSLPLIRPTEQTITDRLPPRLKIRRGAPVELTHIMILIDDPDRTVLEPLQAAKASLRKVYDFDLMMNGGHLAGWAVDSAEALAQVDQSLNALMDTKGENPLLLAVGDGNHSLATAKAYWNEIREGLSEAERENHPARYALCEIVNIHDEALLFEPIYRIVTGTTRAAVMADWKAYAEAKGMSLAAEGSDHRFTVVSADGEETVAVLNPEGAIPCETIQKFLDSFLSRHPEAGIDFIHGEGSLRALAAKPETVGFLLPDIDKHSFFKDVEKLGVLPRKTFSMGEADEKRFYMEAKKI
- a CDS encoding flavocytochrome c; this translates as MKKRLLALLTALAMVLSCASVMAETTTETTGTATVQGFGGDITVTVTLDGADIKDVQITGAGETEGIGSKIINEWPLAFVEYNGIVDTYTGATFAGITREAVIAAMRAALENAGVNPDDYMREMAGEESVDATIDTDVVIIGAGGAGMTAALTVSDAGKSVLVLESQPAVGGNSVKSTGGMNAAKTAYQDVNTFDEAAGIEKTLKSAEAYADNEAITALAATVKEQWEAWQANPEGYFDSTELFALDTLIGGKGLNDPELVNTLVNNSAAAIDYLDSIGIHLNNVAAFGGASVKRIHRPVNDEGKVVSVGAYTVPLLEAACQGRDNLALLTDVTATKLLTNEAGAVVGVEAQGKSGNKVTVNAKAVILATGGFGANLDMVVQYKPDLAGFMTTNAAGIQGQGILMATEIGAATVDMEQIQIHPTVQADTASLITEGLRGDGAILVNANGERFIDEVGTRDVVSAAEIAQPDSFSWLVVDQKMVDASSVIQGYINRGLMLQGDTYEALAGELGIPADAFAATMEKWNGYVAEKNDPDFGRTSFAQPLDTAPFYAVKVTAGIHHTMGGLKIDSQTHVLNTEGQIIPGLFAAGEVTGGVHGGNRLGGNAVADFVVFGRIAGQEAADSIQ
- a CDS encoding tautomerase family protein yields the protein MPHVEINCYPGRTEEVKQKCAEKIAEDVAAALGCNLSSVSVTIREVPQEDWKAQVWDQKITTAGQELYVKPGYTCD